Proteins found in one Zea mays cultivar B73 chromosome 1, Zm-B73-REFERENCE-NAM-5.0, whole genome shotgun sequence genomic segment:
- the LOC103643602 gene encoding protein TIFY 11d translates to MAASGNNRFSLTCARLRKFMMEQNRKVRMDDLVGSSSFQRPLQLTPVPVATGPAAAAAWETGTSRTTLPLFPVRTAGTAEITRPEEGKATLTIFYQGQVSTFHHFPADRAKVLMQMASSVTGNTPEKGVAVATAVPKKAQTSDDQPSPAGAGMPPIARKLTLQNFLRKRKNRIAGTDDADRNEDASPWKKRDSAAGAGGTPAGDVPDDASWLALRL, encoded by the exons ATGGCCGCCTCCGGGAACAACAGATTCTCCCTTACGTGCGCTCGCTTGCGCAAGTTCATGATGGAGCAGAACAGGAAGGTGCGGATGGATGACCTCGTCGGCTCCTCCTCGTTCCAGCGGCCGCTCCAACTGACACCGGTCCCTGTAGCCAcggggccggcggcggcggcggcctgggAGACCGGCACGAGCAGGACGACCTTGCCGCTGTTCCCCGTCCGCACTGCTGGCACCGCCGAGATCACCAG GCCAGAGGAGGGCAAGGCCACCCTGACCATCTTCTACCAGGGGCAGGTGTCCACGTTCCACCACTTCCCAGCAGACAGAGCCAAGGTCCTGATGCAAATGGCAAGTTCTGTGACCGGGAACACGCCGGAGAAAGGGGTGGCGGTGGCGACCGCCGTGCCAAAGAAGGCGCAGACCAGCGATGACCAGCCATCGCCTGCAGGGGCAGGCATGCCGCCcatcgcaaggaagctgacgctgCAGAACTTTCTCAGGAAAAGGAAGAACAG GATCGCAGGCACCGACGACGCTGACCGCAACGAGGATGCTTCGCCGTGGAAGAAGAGAGACTCCGCCGCCGGCGCCGGCGGCACCCCCGCGGGAGACGTGCCCGACGATGCCTCGTGGCTCGCGCTCAGGCTCTGA
- the LOC103643601 gene encoding SPX domain-containing protein 3 isoform X1 translates to MKFGKRLKKQVEESLPDWRDKFLAYKRLKRLVRLVPASSPSRRGGRAADAAFLRLLHAEVDRFNAFFLEREEDFVIRHRELKETAEDARKAIVDLHGEMVLLLNYSAINYTGLAKILKKYDKRTGRLLRLPFIGKVLRQPFFATELISRLVRDCEATMEAVFEASTGHARSSAGTAPVASARQGIFRNTVAALVTMGELRSGSSTYGHFSLPPMAPPESDLLRRVCVQVAGQVSI, encoded by the exons ATGAAGTTTGGCAAGAGGCTCAAGAAGCAGGTGGAGGAGAGCCTCCCGGACTGGAGAGACAAGTTCCTAGCGTACAAGCGCCTCAAGAGGCTCGTCCGCCTCGTCCCGGCCTCCTCGCCCAGCAGGAGGGGCGGCCGCGCAGCCGATGCCGCCTTCCTGCGCCTCCTCCACGCCGAGGTCGACCGGTTCAACGCCTTCTTCCTGGAGCGGGAGGAGGACTTCGTCATACGGCACAGG GAGCTGAAGGAGACGGCCGAGGACGCGCGCAAGGCGATCGTCGACCTGCACGGGGAGATGGTGCTGCTGCTCAACTATAGCGCCATCAACTACACAG GGCTGGCCAAGATCCTCAAGAAGTACGACAAACGCACCGGGCGGCTGCTGCGGCTGCCCTTCATCGGAAAGGTGCTCCGGCAGCCCTTCTTCGCCACGGAGCTCATCTCCAGGCTCGTCCGCGACTGCGAGGCCACCATGGAGGCCGTGTTCGAGGCCAGCACAGGCcacgcccgctcgtcggcggggaCGGCCCCCGTGGCCTCAGCCAGGCAGGGCATCTTCCGGAACACCGTGGCCGCGCTGGTGACCATGGGCGAGCTCCGCAGCGGGAGTTCCACGTACGGTCACTTCTCGCTGCCACCGATGGCCCCGCCGGAGTCCGATCTCCTGCGGCGCGTGTGCGTCCAGGTCGCCGGTCAAGTGTCCATCTGA
- the LOC103643601 gene encoding SPX domain-containing protein 3 isoform X2: protein MPPSCASSTPRSTGSTPSSWSGRRTSSYGTGHVHVLTSLLSYELKETAEDARKAIVDLHGEMVLLLNYSAINYTGLAKILKKYDKRTGRLLRLPFIGKVLRQPFFATELISRLVRDCEATMEAVFEASTGHARSSAGTAPVASARQGIFRNTVAALVTMGELRSGSSTYGHFSLPPMAPPESDLLRRVCVQVAGQVSI from the exons ATGCCGCCTTCCTGCGCCTCCTCCACGCCGAGGTCGACCGGTTCAACGCCTTCTTCCTGGAGCGGGAGGAGGACTTCGTCATACGGCACAGGGCACGTGCACGTCCTGACGTCCCTCCTATCATAC GAGCTGAAGGAGACGGCCGAGGACGCGCGCAAGGCGATCGTCGACCTGCACGGGGAGATGGTGCTGCTGCTCAACTATAGCGCCATCAACTACACAG GGCTGGCCAAGATCCTCAAGAAGTACGACAAACGCACCGGGCGGCTGCTGCGGCTGCCCTTCATCGGAAAGGTGCTCCGGCAGCCCTTCTTCGCCACGGAGCTCATCTCCAGGCTCGTCCGCGACTGCGAGGCCACCATGGAGGCCGTGTTCGAGGCCAGCACAGGCcacgcccgctcgtcggcggggaCGGCCCCCGTGGCCTCAGCCAGGCAGGGCATCTTCCGGAACACCGTGGCCGCGCTGGTGACCATGGGCGAGCTCCGCAGCGGGAGTTCCACGTACGGTCACTTCTCGCTGCCACCGATGGCCCCGCCGGAGTCCGATCTCCTGCGGCGCGTGTGCGTCCAGGTCGCCGGTCAAGTGTCCATCTGA